A window of Ascaphus truei isolate aAscTru1 chromosome 16, aAscTru1.hap1, whole genome shotgun sequence contains these coding sequences:
- the MTM1 gene encoding myotubularin encodes MASSSAPKYNSHSLESSSLRRPQRDGINQEHGDEIPRLPGESVVTDKDVIYMCPFNGPVKGRVHITNYKLYFKGEETELVMAFGVPLGVIGRIEKMGGASSRGENAYGLDITCKVRSEPFFAFQNEDTYSENGWAVYDAMAEFRRQRLPNSQWRITFINEHYDLCDTYPCLLVVPFNTSEDDLKKVAAFRSRNRIPVLSWLHPENQCVIMRCSQPLVGMSGKRNKDDEKYLDIIRETSSQTSKITIYDARPNVNAVANKATGGGYESEDAYPNAELVFLDIHNIHVMRESLKKLKDIVYPNVEESHWLSSLESTHWLEHIKLVLTGAIQVADKVASGKSSVIIHCSDGWDRTAQLTSLSMLMLDSYYRTIVGFEVLVQKEWISFGHKFSSRIGHGDKNHADADRSPIFLQFIDCVWQMSKQFPTAFEFNEHFLITILDHLYSCRFGTFLYNCESVREKEKVKEKTQSLWSWINTEKSKYTNPFYTKEINRVLYPVASMRHLELWVNYYIRWNTRIRQQQPNPVEQRYMELLALRDDYVRRLEELQITNSSKISNSSTSPSSKLMSQVQTPF; translated from the exons ATGGCCTCGTCCTCCGCACCGAAGTACAACTCGCACTCCTTGGAAAGTTCCTCGTTGAGAAGG CCTCAAAGAGATGGTATAAACCAGGAGCACGGTGATGAAATACCTCGTCTACCTGGAGAGTCTGTTGTAACAG ACAAGGATGTTATCTACATGTGTCCGTTTAATGGACCTGTGAAGGGAAGAGTACATATCACAAACTATAAACTGTACTTCAAAGGTGAGGAGACG GAGCTGGTGATGGCATTCggtgttcccctcggtgttaTTGGAAGGATAGAAAAGATGGGAGGCGCTTCCAGTAGAGGAGAAAACGCTTACGGACTGGATATAACCTGCAAAGTACGTTCTGAA CCCTTCTTTGCATTCCAAAATGAAGACACCTATTCGGAGAATGGCTGGGCAGTGTACGATGCAATGGCCGAGTTCCGCAGACAG CGTTTGCCCAACAGTCAGTGGAGAATAACGTTCATTAATGAGCATTACGACCTTTGCGACACCTACCCTTGTCTTCTGGTGGTGCCATTCAACACCTCGGAAGATGATCTCAAGAAAGTTGCGGCTTTCAGGTCCAGAAACAGAATTCCA GTGTTGTCTTGGCTGCACCCGGAGAACCAGTGCGTCATCATGCGGTGCAGTCAGCCTCTTGTTGGCATGAGCGGCAAACGCAACAAAGATGATGAGAAGTATCTGGATATTATCAGGGAGACGAGCAGTCAAACATCCAAGATAACAATCTATGATGCCAGACCGAATGTAAATGCTGTGGCCAACAAG GCCACTGGAGGAGGTTATGAGAGTGAGGACGCATATCCAAATGCAGAGCTAGTTTTCCTCGATATACATAACATTCATGTAATGAGGGAGTCTCTCAAAAAACTGAAAGATATCGTTTATCCAAATGTAGAGGAATCTCACTGGCTTTCAAGTCTTGAGTCCACTCATTGGTTGGAACATATTAAG cTGGTTTTGACAGGAGCTATCCAGGTAGCAGATAAAGTGGCCTCTGGCAAGAGCTCTGTGATAATACACTGTAGTGATGGTTGGGATCGAACAGCACAACTCACATCCCTATCCATGTTGATGCTGGACAGCTACTATAGGACCATTGTTGGCTTCGAAGTGTTGGTTCAGAAGGAGTGGATAAGCTTTGGACACAAGTTCTCCTCG AGAATAGGTCACGGTGATAAGAACCATGCTGATGCAGACCGATCCCCCATCTTCCTTCAGTTTATTGACTGCGTGTGGCAGATGTCAAAACAG tTTCCCACAGCGTTTGAATTCAATGAGCACTTTTTAATCACCATTCTGGATCATCTTTACAGCTGCAGATTTGGCACATTCTTGTACAATTGTGAATCGGTCCGAGAAAAAGAA aaagtaaaagaaaaaacacagtCCTTGTGGTCTTGGATAAACACGGAAAAATCAAAGTACACAAATCCTTTTTACACCAAAGAAATAAATCGGGTGCTGTATCCTGTGGCCAGCATGCGCCACCTGGAACTTTGGGTCAATTATTACATTAGGTGGAACACACGCATCAGGCAGCAA cAGCCAAACCCTGTGGAGCAACGCTACATGGAACTGCTGGCTTTACGCGATGATTACGTCCGAAGACTTGAAGAACTGCAAATCACAAATTCATCCAAGATTAGCAACTCCTCCACATCGCCTTCATCCAAGTTGATGTCCCAAGTGCAAACTCCCTTTTGA